A genomic window from Macaca mulatta isolate MMU2019108-1 chromosome 19, T2T-MMU8v2.0, whole genome shotgun sequence includes:
- the CCDC159 gene encoding coiled-coil domain-containing protein 159 isoform X8: MNRCDPLLAGLPRDPDYSASCLYSPPSSSSVCLPANVKCDKYWGFSSDKALERTAHWSRTPEPETLGRPASGDTVKSADCRPGPGSPCPLPTAKTIVMIPDSQKLLRCELESLKSQLQAQTKAFEFLNHSVTMLEKESCLQQIKIQQLEEVLSPTGRQGEKERHKRGMEQGQQELYGALAQGLQGLEKTLRDTEEVQRARTTRCLQLLAQEIRDSKKFLWEELELVREEVTFIYQKLQAQEDEISENLVNIQKMQKTQVKCRKILTKMKQQGHETTAWPETEEIPQGASGCWKDDLQKELSDIWSAVHVLQNSIDGLTMCSGARPKASSLRGHKGHRCLSPPLASWDSDSDSDQDLSQPPFSKSCRSFPPGADPPQSPPPPISLLTCP; this comes from the exons ATGAACAGGTG CGACCCTCTTTTGGCCGGCCTACCCCGGGACCCTGACTACTCTGCGTCCTGCCTCTACTCACCTCCCTCATCCTCCAGTGTGTGTTTGCCTGCTAACGTGAAGTGTGACAAGTACTGGG GCTTTTCCTCGGACAAGGCTCTGGAGCGTACAGCTCACTGGTCCAGAACCCCAGAGCCAGAGACCTTGGGACGTCCTGCTTCTGGGGACACAGTGAAGAGTGCAGACTGCAGGCCAGG CCCTGGCTCACCCTGTCCTCTGCCCACAGCCAAGACCATTGTGATGATTCCCGACTCCCAGAAGCTCCTGCGATGTGAACTTGAGTCACTCAAGAGCCAGCTACAGGCCCAGACCAAG GCTTTCGAGTTCCTGAACCACTCAGTGACCATGTTGGAGAAGGAGAGCTGCTTGCAGCAAATCAAGATTCAGCAGCTTGAAG AGGTGCTGAGCCCCACAGGCCgccagggagagaaggagaggcacAAGAGGGGCATGGAGCAGGGCCAGCAGGAGCTGTATGGGGCCCTGGCCCAAGGCCTGCAGGGGCTGGAGAAGACCCTGCGTGACACTGAGGAGGTGCAGCGGGCCCGCACCACTCGCtgcctgcagctgctggcccaggaaATCCGGGACAG CAAGAAGTTCCTGTGGGAGGAACTGGAACTGGTGCGGGAGGAGGTGACCTTCATCTATCAGAAGCTCC AGGCGCAGGAGGATGAGATCTCAGAGAACCTGGTGAACattcagaaaatgcagaaaacGCAGGTGAAATGCCGCAAA ATCCTGACCAAGATGAAGCAGCAGGGTCATGAGACAACTGCCTGGCCGGAGACTGAAGAGATACCGCAGGGAGCCAGTGGCTGCTGGAAGGATGACCTCCAGAAGGAACTGAGTGATATATG GTCTGCTGTGCACGTGCTGCAGAACTCCATAGACGGCCTCACCATGTGCTCGGGGGCCCGTCCCAAGGCCTCAAGCCTCAGGG GCCATAAGGGGCACCGGTGCCTGAGCCCTCCACTCGCCTCCTGGGACTCTGACTCCGACTCTGACCAGGACCTCTCCCAGCCACCTTTCAGCAAGAGCTGCCGCTCCTTCCCACCCGGTGCAGATCCTCCCCAGTCCCCCCCTCCACCCATTTCCCTCCTGACCTGCCCTTGA
- the CCDC159 gene encoding coiled-coil domain-containing protein 159 isoform X5, which translates to MNRCDPLLAGLPRDPDYSASCLYSPPSSSSVCLPANVKCDKYWGFSSDKALERTAHWSRTPEPETLGRPASGDTVKSADCRPGWGSGPLPHEATPSPNPDLQKECCNDQDVLKRHHNVAKKPLETSSSKVKAKTIVMIPDSQKLLRCELESLKSQLQAQTKAFEFLNHSVTMLEKESCLQQIKIQQLEEVLSPTGRQGEKERHKRGMEQGQQELYGALAQGLQGLEKTLRDTEEVQRARTTRCLQLLAQEIRDSKKFLWEELELVREEVTFIYQKLQAQEDEISENLVNIQKMQKTQVKCRKILTKMKQQGHETTAWPETEEIPQGASGCWKDDLQKELSDIWSAVHVLQNSIDGLTMCSGARPKASSLRGHKGHRCLSPPLASWDSDSDSDQDLSQPPFSKSCRSFPPA; encoded by the exons ATGAACAGGTG CGACCCTCTTTTGGCCGGCCTACCCCGGGACCCTGACTACTCTGCGTCCTGCCTCTACTCACCTCCCTCATCCTCCAGTGTGTGTTTGCCTGCTAACGTGAAGTGTGACAAGTACTGGG GCTTTTCCTCGGACAAGGCTCTGGAGCGTACAGCTCACTGGTCCAGAACCCCAGAGCCAGAGACCTTGGGACGTCCTGCTTCTGGGGACACAGTGAAGAGTGCAGACTGCAGGCCAGGGTGGGGCTCGGGGCCTCTGCCACATGAGGCTACCCCCTCCCCCAATCCAGACCTGCAGAAGGAGTGCTGTAATGACCAGGATGTTTTGAAGAGGCATCACAACGTAGCTAAG AAGCCCTTGGAGACCAGCTCCTCCAAAGTCAAAG CCAAGACCATTGTGATGATTCCCGACTCCCAGAAGCTCCTGCGATGTGAACTTGAGTCACTCAAGAGCCAGCTACAGGCCCAGACCAAG GCTTTCGAGTTCCTGAACCACTCAGTGACCATGTTGGAGAAGGAGAGCTGCTTGCAGCAAATCAAGATTCAGCAGCTTGAAG AGGTGCTGAGCCCCACAGGCCgccagggagagaaggagaggcacAAGAGGGGCATGGAGCAGGGCCAGCAGGAGCTGTATGGGGCCCTGGCCCAAGGCCTGCAGGGGCTGGAGAAGACCCTGCGTGACACTGAGGAGGTGCAGCGGGCCCGCACCACTCGCtgcctgcagctgctggcccaggaaATCCGGGACAG CAAGAAGTTCCTGTGGGAGGAACTGGAACTGGTGCGGGAGGAGGTGACCTTCATCTATCAGAAGCTCC AGGCGCAGGAGGATGAGATCTCAGAGAACCTGGTGAACattcagaaaatgcagaaaacGCAGGTGAAATGCCGCAAA ATCCTGACCAAGATGAAGCAGCAGGGTCATGAGACAACTGCCTGGCCGGAGACTGAAGAGATACCGCAGGGAGCCAGTGGCTGCTGGAAGGATGACCTCCAGAAGGAACTGAGTGATATATG GTCTGCTGTGCACGTGCTGCAGAACTCCATAGACGGCCTCACCATGTGCTCGGGGGCCCGTCCCAAGGCCTCAAGCCTCAGGG GCCATAAGGGGCACCGGTGCCTGAGCCCTCCACTCGCCTCCTGGGACTCTGACTCCGACTCTGACCAGGACCTCTCCCAGCCACCTTTCAGCAAGAGCTGCCGCTCCTTCCCACCCG CTTGA
- the CCDC159 gene encoding coiled-coil domain-containing protein 159 isoform X13, protein MNRWLFLGQGSGAYSSLVQNPRARDLGTSCFWGHSEECRLQARKPLETSSSKVKAKTIVMIPDSQKLLRCELESLKSQLQAQTKAFEFLNHSVTMLEKESCLQQIKIQQLEEVLSPTGRQGEKERHKRGMEQGQQELYGALAQGLQGLEKTLRDTEEVQRARTTRCLQLLAQEIRDSKKFLWEELELVREEVTFIYQKLQAQEDEISENLVNIQKMQKTQVKCRKILTKMKQQGHETTAWPETEEIPQGASGCWKDDLQKELSDIWSAVHVLQNSIDGLTMCSGARPKASSLRGHKGHRCLSPPLASWDSDSDSDQDLSQPPFSKSCRSFPPGADPPQSPPPPISLLTCP, encoded by the exons ATGAACAGGTG GCTTTTCCTCGGACAAGGCTCTGGAGCGTACAGCTCACTGGTCCAGAACCCCAGAGCCAGAGACCTTGGGACGTCCTGCTTCTGGGGACACAGTGAAGAGTGCAGACTGCAGGCCAGG AAGCCCTTGGAGACCAGCTCCTCCAAAGTCAAAG CCAAGACCATTGTGATGATTCCCGACTCCCAGAAGCTCCTGCGATGTGAACTTGAGTCACTCAAGAGCCAGCTACAGGCCCAGACCAAG GCTTTCGAGTTCCTGAACCACTCAGTGACCATGTTGGAGAAGGAGAGCTGCTTGCAGCAAATCAAGATTCAGCAGCTTGAAG AGGTGCTGAGCCCCACAGGCCgccagggagagaaggagaggcacAAGAGGGGCATGGAGCAGGGCCAGCAGGAGCTGTATGGGGCCCTGGCCCAAGGCCTGCAGGGGCTGGAGAAGACCCTGCGTGACACTGAGGAGGTGCAGCGGGCCCGCACCACTCGCtgcctgcagctgctggcccaggaaATCCGGGACAG CAAGAAGTTCCTGTGGGAGGAACTGGAACTGGTGCGGGAGGAGGTGACCTTCATCTATCAGAAGCTCC AGGCGCAGGAGGATGAGATCTCAGAGAACCTGGTGAACattcagaaaatgcagaaaacGCAGGTGAAATGCCGCAAA ATCCTGACCAAGATGAAGCAGCAGGGTCATGAGACAACTGCCTGGCCGGAGACTGAAGAGATACCGCAGGGAGCCAGTGGCTGCTGGAAGGATGACCTCCAGAAGGAACTGAGTGATATATG GTCTGCTGTGCACGTGCTGCAGAACTCCATAGACGGCCTCACCATGTGCTCGGGGGCCCGTCCCAAGGCCTCAAGCCTCAGGG GCCATAAGGGGCACCGGTGCCTGAGCCCTCCACTCGCCTCCTGGGACTCTGACTCCGACTCTGACCAGGACCTCTCCCAGCCACCTTTCAGCAAGAGCTGCCGCTCCTTCCCACCCGGTGCAGATCCTCCCCAGTCCCCCCCTCCACCCATTTCCCTCCTGACCTGCCCTTGA
- the CCDC159 gene encoding coiled-coil domain-containing protein 159 isoform X2, giving the protein MNRCDPLLAGLPRDPDYSASCLYSPPSSSSVCLPANVKCDKYWGFSSDKALERTAHWSRTPEPETLGRPASGDTVKSADCRPGWGSGPLPHEATPSPNPDLQKECCNDQDVLKRHHNVAKKPLETSSSKVKAKTIVMIPDSQKLLRCELESLKSQLQAQTKAFEFLNHSVTMLEKESCLQQIKIQQLEEVLSPTGRQGEKERHKRGMEQGQQELYGALAQGLQGLEKTLRDTEEVQRARTTRCLQLLAQEIRDSKKFLWEELELVREEVTFIYQKLQAQEDEISENLVNIQKMQKTQVKCRKILTKMKQQGHETTAWPETEEIPQGASGCWKDDLQKELSDIWSAVHVLQNSIDGLTMCSGARPKASSLRGHKGHRCLSPPLASWDSDSDSDQDLSQPPFSKSCRSFPPGADPPQSPPPPISLLTCP; this is encoded by the exons ATGAACAGGTG CGACCCTCTTTTGGCCGGCCTACCCCGGGACCCTGACTACTCTGCGTCCTGCCTCTACTCACCTCCCTCATCCTCCAGTGTGTGTTTGCCTGCTAACGTGAAGTGTGACAAGTACTGGG GCTTTTCCTCGGACAAGGCTCTGGAGCGTACAGCTCACTGGTCCAGAACCCCAGAGCCAGAGACCTTGGGACGTCCTGCTTCTGGGGACACAGTGAAGAGTGCAGACTGCAGGCCAGGGTGGGGCTCGGGGCCTCTGCCACATGAGGCTACCCCCTCCCCCAATCCAGACCTGCAGAAGGAGTGCTGTAATGACCAGGATGTTTTGAAGAGGCATCACAACGTAGCTAAG AAGCCCTTGGAGACCAGCTCCTCCAAAGTCAAAG CCAAGACCATTGTGATGATTCCCGACTCCCAGAAGCTCCTGCGATGTGAACTTGAGTCACTCAAGAGCCAGCTACAGGCCCAGACCAAG GCTTTCGAGTTCCTGAACCACTCAGTGACCATGTTGGAGAAGGAGAGCTGCTTGCAGCAAATCAAGATTCAGCAGCTTGAAG AGGTGCTGAGCCCCACAGGCCgccagggagagaaggagaggcacAAGAGGGGCATGGAGCAGGGCCAGCAGGAGCTGTATGGGGCCCTGGCCCAAGGCCTGCAGGGGCTGGAGAAGACCCTGCGTGACACTGAGGAGGTGCAGCGGGCCCGCACCACTCGCtgcctgcagctgctggcccaggaaATCCGGGACAG CAAGAAGTTCCTGTGGGAGGAACTGGAACTGGTGCGGGAGGAGGTGACCTTCATCTATCAGAAGCTCC AGGCGCAGGAGGATGAGATCTCAGAGAACCTGGTGAACattcagaaaatgcagaaaacGCAGGTGAAATGCCGCAAA ATCCTGACCAAGATGAAGCAGCAGGGTCATGAGACAACTGCCTGGCCGGAGACTGAAGAGATACCGCAGGGAGCCAGTGGCTGCTGGAAGGATGACCTCCAGAAGGAACTGAGTGATATATG GTCTGCTGTGCACGTGCTGCAGAACTCCATAGACGGCCTCACCATGTGCTCGGGGGCCCGTCCCAAGGCCTCAAGCCTCAGGG GCCATAAGGGGCACCGGTGCCTGAGCCCTCCACTCGCCTCCTGGGACTCTGACTCCGACTCTGACCAGGACCTCTCCCAGCCACCTTTCAGCAAGAGCTGCCGCTCCTTCCCACCCGGTGCAGATCCTCCCCAGTCCCCCCCTCCACCCATTTCCCTCCTGACCTGCCCTTGA
- the CCDC159 gene encoding coiled-coil domain-containing protein 159 isoform X11 — MNRCDPLLAGLPRDPDYSASCLYSPPSSSSVCLPANVKCDKYWGFSSDKALERTAHWSRTPEPETLGRPASGDTVKSADCRPGPGSPCPLPTAKTIVMIPDSQKLLRCELESLKSQLQAQTKAFEFLNHSVTMLEKESCLQQIKIQQLEEVLSPTGRQGEKERHKRGMEQGQQELYGALAQGLQGLEKTLRDTEEVQRARTTRCLQLLAQEIRDSKKFLWEELELVREEVTFIYQKLQAQEDEISENLVNIQKMQKTQVKCRKILTKMKQQGHETTAWPETEEIPQGASGCWKDDLQKELSDIWSAVHVLQNSIDGLTMCSGARPKASSLRGHKGHRCLSPPLASWDSDSDSDQDLSQPPFSKSCRSFPPA; from the exons ATGAACAGGTG CGACCCTCTTTTGGCCGGCCTACCCCGGGACCCTGACTACTCTGCGTCCTGCCTCTACTCACCTCCCTCATCCTCCAGTGTGTGTTTGCCTGCTAACGTGAAGTGTGACAAGTACTGGG GCTTTTCCTCGGACAAGGCTCTGGAGCGTACAGCTCACTGGTCCAGAACCCCAGAGCCAGAGACCTTGGGACGTCCTGCTTCTGGGGACACAGTGAAGAGTGCAGACTGCAGGCCAGG CCCTGGCTCACCCTGTCCTCTGCCCACAGCCAAGACCATTGTGATGATTCCCGACTCCCAGAAGCTCCTGCGATGTGAACTTGAGTCACTCAAGAGCCAGCTACAGGCCCAGACCAAG GCTTTCGAGTTCCTGAACCACTCAGTGACCATGTTGGAGAAGGAGAGCTGCTTGCAGCAAATCAAGATTCAGCAGCTTGAAG AGGTGCTGAGCCCCACAGGCCgccagggagagaaggagaggcacAAGAGGGGCATGGAGCAGGGCCAGCAGGAGCTGTATGGGGCCCTGGCCCAAGGCCTGCAGGGGCTGGAGAAGACCCTGCGTGACACTGAGGAGGTGCAGCGGGCCCGCACCACTCGCtgcctgcagctgctggcccaggaaATCCGGGACAG CAAGAAGTTCCTGTGGGAGGAACTGGAACTGGTGCGGGAGGAGGTGACCTTCATCTATCAGAAGCTCC AGGCGCAGGAGGATGAGATCTCAGAGAACCTGGTGAACattcagaaaatgcagaaaacGCAGGTGAAATGCCGCAAA ATCCTGACCAAGATGAAGCAGCAGGGTCATGAGACAACTGCCTGGCCGGAGACTGAAGAGATACCGCAGGGAGCCAGTGGCTGCTGGAAGGATGACCTCCAGAAGGAACTGAGTGATATATG GTCTGCTGTGCACGTGCTGCAGAACTCCATAGACGGCCTCACCATGTGCTCGGGGGCCCGTCCCAAGGCCTCAAGCCTCAGGG GCCATAAGGGGCACCGGTGCCTGAGCCCTCCACTCGCCTCCTGGGACTCTGACTCCGACTCTGACCAGGACCTCTCCCAGCCACCTTTCAGCAAGAGCTGCCGCTCCTTCCCACCCG CTTGA
- the CCDC159 gene encoding coiled-coil domain-containing protein 159 isoform X3, whose translation MCDPLLAGLPRDPDYSASCLYSPPSSSSVCLPANVKCDKYWGFSSDKALERTAHWSRTPEPETLGRPASGDTVKSADCRPGWGSGPLPHEATPSPNPDLQKECCNDQDVLKRHHNVAKKPLETSSSKVKAKTIVMIPDSQKLLRCELESLKSQLQAQTKAFEFLNHSVTMLEKESCLQQIKIQQLEEVLSPTGRQGEKERHKRGMEQGQQELYGALAQGLQGLEKTLRDTEEVQRARTTRCLQLLAQEIRDSKKFLWEELELVREEVTFIYQKLQAQEDEISENLVNIQKMQKTQVKCRKILTKMKQQGHETTAWPETEEIPQGASGCWKDDLQKELSDIWSAVHVLQNSIDGLTMCSGARPKASSLRGHKGHRCLSPPLASWDSDSDSDQDLSQPPFSKSCRSFPPGADPPQSPPPPISLLTCP comes from the exons ATGTG CGACCCTCTTTTGGCCGGCCTACCCCGGGACCCTGACTACTCTGCGTCCTGCCTCTACTCACCTCCCTCATCCTCCAGTGTGTGTTTGCCTGCTAACGTGAAGTGTGACAAGTACTGGG GCTTTTCCTCGGACAAGGCTCTGGAGCGTACAGCTCACTGGTCCAGAACCCCAGAGCCAGAGACCTTGGGACGTCCTGCTTCTGGGGACACAGTGAAGAGTGCAGACTGCAGGCCAGGGTGGGGCTCGGGGCCTCTGCCACATGAGGCTACCCCCTCCCCCAATCCAGACCTGCAGAAGGAGTGCTGTAATGACCAGGATGTTTTGAAGAGGCATCACAACGTAGCTAAG AAGCCCTTGGAGACCAGCTCCTCCAAAGTCAAAG CCAAGACCATTGTGATGATTCCCGACTCCCAGAAGCTCCTGCGATGTGAACTTGAGTCACTCAAGAGCCAGCTACAGGCCCAGACCAAG GCTTTCGAGTTCCTGAACCACTCAGTGACCATGTTGGAGAAGGAGAGCTGCTTGCAGCAAATCAAGATTCAGCAGCTTGAAG AGGTGCTGAGCCCCACAGGCCgccagggagagaaggagaggcacAAGAGGGGCATGGAGCAGGGCCAGCAGGAGCTGTATGGGGCCCTGGCCCAAGGCCTGCAGGGGCTGGAGAAGACCCTGCGTGACACTGAGGAGGTGCAGCGGGCCCGCACCACTCGCtgcctgcagctgctggcccaggaaATCCGGGACAG CAAGAAGTTCCTGTGGGAGGAACTGGAACTGGTGCGGGAGGAGGTGACCTTCATCTATCAGAAGCTCC AGGCGCAGGAGGATGAGATCTCAGAGAACCTGGTGAACattcagaaaatgcagaaaacGCAGGTGAAATGCCGCAAA ATCCTGACCAAGATGAAGCAGCAGGGTCATGAGACAACTGCCTGGCCGGAGACTGAAGAGATACCGCAGGGAGCCAGTGGCTGCTGGAAGGATGACCTCCAGAAGGAACTGAGTGATATATG GTCTGCTGTGCACGTGCTGCAGAACTCCATAGACGGCCTCACCATGTGCTCGGGGGCCCGTCCCAAGGCCTCAAGCCTCAGGG GCCATAAGGGGCACCGGTGCCTGAGCCCTCCACTCGCCTCCTGGGACTCTGACTCCGACTCTGACCAGGACCTCTCCCAGCCACCTTTCAGCAAGAGCTGCCGCTCCTTCCCACCCGGTGCAGATCCTCCCCAGTCCCCCCCTCCACCCATTTCCCTCCTGACCTGCCCTTGA
- the CCDC159 gene encoding coiled-coil domain-containing protein 159 isoform X9 yields MCDPLLAGLPRDPDYSASCLYSPPSSSSVCLPANVKCDKYWGFSSDKALERTAHWSRTPEPETLGRPASGDTVKSADCRPGPGSPCPLPTAKTIVMIPDSQKLLRCELESLKSQLQAQTKAFEFLNHSVTMLEKESCLQQIKIQQLEEVLSPTGRQGEKERHKRGMEQGQQELYGALAQGLQGLEKTLRDTEEVQRARTTRCLQLLAQEIRDSKKFLWEELELVREEVTFIYQKLQAQEDEISENLVNIQKMQKTQVKCRKILTKMKQQGHETTAWPETEEIPQGASGCWKDDLQKELSDIWSAVHVLQNSIDGLTMCSGARPKASSLRGHKGHRCLSPPLASWDSDSDSDQDLSQPPFSKSCRSFPPGADPPQSPPPPISLLTCP; encoded by the exons ATGTG CGACCCTCTTTTGGCCGGCCTACCCCGGGACCCTGACTACTCTGCGTCCTGCCTCTACTCACCTCCCTCATCCTCCAGTGTGTGTTTGCCTGCTAACGTGAAGTGTGACAAGTACTGGG GCTTTTCCTCGGACAAGGCTCTGGAGCGTACAGCTCACTGGTCCAGAACCCCAGAGCCAGAGACCTTGGGACGTCCTGCTTCTGGGGACACAGTGAAGAGTGCAGACTGCAGGCCAGG CCCTGGCTCACCCTGTCCTCTGCCCACAGCCAAGACCATTGTGATGATTCCCGACTCCCAGAAGCTCCTGCGATGTGAACTTGAGTCACTCAAGAGCCAGCTACAGGCCCAGACCAAG GCTTTCGAGTTCCTGAACCACTCAGTGACCATGTTGGAGAAGGAGAGCTGCTTGCAGCAAATCAAGATTCAGCAGCTTGAAG AGGTGCTGAGCCCCACAGGCCgccagggagagaaggagaggcacAAGAGGGGCATGGAGCAGGGCCAGCAGGAGCTGTATGGGGCCCTGGCCCAAGGCCTGCAGGGGCTGGAGAAGACCCTGCGTGACACTGAGGAGGTGCAGCGGGCCCGCACCACTCGCtgcctgcagctgctggcccaggaaATCCGGGACAG CAAGAAGTTCCTGTGGGAGGAACTGGAACTGGTGCGGGAGGAGGTGACCTTCATCTATCAGAAGCTCC AGGCGCAGGAGGATGAGATCTCAGAGAACCTGGTGAACattcagaaaatgcagaaaacGCAGGTGAAATGCCGCAAA ATCCTGACCAAGATGAAGCAGCAGGGTCATGAGACAACTGCCTGGCCGGAGACTGAAGAGATACCGCAGGGAGCCAGTGGCTGCTGGAAGGATGACCTCCAGAAGGAACTGAGTGATATATG GTCTGCTGTGCACGTGCTGCAGAACTCCATAGACGGCCTCACCATGTGCTCGGGGGCCCGTCCCAAGGCCTCAAGCCTCAGGG GCCATAAGGGGCACCGGTGCCTGAGCCCTCCACTCGCCTCCTGGGACTCTGACTCCGACTCTGACCAGGACCTCTCCCAGCCACCTTTCAGCAAGAGCTGCCGCTCCTTCCCACCCGGTGCAGATCCTCCCCAGTCCCCCCCTCCACCCATTTCCCTCCTGACCTGCCCTTGA
- the CCDC159 gene encoding coiled-coil domain-containing protein 159 isoform X6: MCDPLLAGLPRDPDYSASCLYSPPSSSSVCLPANVKCDKYWGFSSDKALERTAHWSRTPEPETLGRPASGDTVKSADCRPGWGSGPLPHEATPSPNPDLQKECCNDQDVLKRHHNVAKKPLETSSSKVKAKTIVMIPDSQKLLRCELESLKSQLQAQTKAFEFLNHSVTMLEKESCLQQIKIQQLEEVLSPTGRQGEKERHKRGMEQGQQELYGALAQGLQGLEKTLRDTEEVQRARTTRCLQLLAQEIRDSKKFLWEELELVREEVTFIYQKLQAQEDEISENLVNIQKMQKTQVKCRKILTKMKQQGHETTAWPETEEIPQGASGCWKDDLQKELSDIWSAVHVLQNSIDGLTMCSGARPKASSLRGHKGHRCLSPPLASWDSDSDSDQDLSQPPFSKSCRSFPPA, translated from the exons ATGTG CGACCCTCTTTTGGCCGGCCTACCCCGGGACCCTGACTACTCTGCGTCCTGCCTCTACTCACCTCCCTCATCCTCCAGTGTGTGTTTGCCTGCTAACGTGAAGTGTGACAAGTACTGGG GCTTTTCCTCGGACAAGGCTCTGGAGCGTACAGCTCACTGGTCCAGAACCCCAGAGCCAGAGACCTTGGGACGTCCTGCTTCTGGGGACACAGTGAAGAGTGCAGACTGCAGGCCAGGGTGGGGCTCGGGGCCTCTGCCACATGAGGCTACCCCCTCCCCCAATCCAGACCTGCAGAAGGAGTGCTGTAATGACCAGGATGTTTTGAAGAGGCATCACAACGTAGCTAAG AAGCCCTTGGAGACCAGCTCCTCCAAAGTCAAAG CCAAGACCATTGTGATGATTCCCGACTCCCAGAAGCTCCTGCGATGTGAACTTGAGTCACTCAAGAGCCAGCTACAGGCCCAGACCAAG GCTTTCGAGTTCCTGAACCACTCAGTGACCATGTTGGAGAAGGAGAGCTGCTTGCAGCAAATCAAGATTCAGCAGCTTGAAG AGGTGCTGAGCCCCACAGGCCgccagggagagaaggagaggcacAAGAGGGGCATGGAGCAGGGCCAGCAGGAGCTGTATGGGGCCCTGGCCCAAGGCCTGCAGGGGCTGGAGAAGACCCTGCGTGACACTGAGGAGGTGCAGCGGGCCCGCACCACTCGCtgcctgcagctgctggcccaggaaATCCGGGACAG CAAGAAGTTCCTGTGGGAGGAACTGGAACTGGTGCGGGAGGAGGTGACCTTCATCTATCAGAAGCTCC AGGCGCAGGAGGATGAGATCTCAGAGAACCTGGTGAACattcagaaaatgcagaaaacGCAGGTGAAATGCCGCAAA ATCCTGACCAAGATGAAGCAGCAGGGTCATGAGACAACTGCCTGGCCGGAGACTGAAGAGATACCGCAGGGAGCCAGTGGCTGCTGGAAGGATGACCTCCAGAAGGAACTGAGTGATATATG GTCTGCTGTGCACGTGCTGCAGAACTCCATAGACGGCCTCACCATGTGCTCGGGGGCCCGTCCCAAGGCCTCAAGCCTCAGGG GCCATAAGGGGCACCGGTGCCTGAGCCCTCCACTCGCCTCCTGGGACTCTGACTCCGACTCTGACCAGGACCTCTCCCAGCCACCTTTCAGCAAGAGCTGCCGCTCCTTCCCACCCG CTTGA